The nucleotide window AAAAATCATACCAATTTTTTTTCTTCTATTCAAAAGCATTTCTTTAGAAAGAGATAAAATATCCTCGCCATCTATCATAATCTTCCCGCTTGTAGGCTCTTCCAATCTATTTATAAGTCTTATAAGTGAAGATTTTCCAGCCCCACTCAGACCTATAATTCCAAAAATATCACCTTTTTTTATTTTTAAGTTTACATTTTTAACTGCATGTAAACCATTGGAATAAATCTTGTTGATATTTTCTAAAATAATCATTTTTTCTCCTTTCTACATGACAGTTAAAATGCAGGAATAACTCCACCATCATATTTTTCTGCAATAAATTTTTTTAGTTTTTCACTTCTTAATATCTTAAAAAATTTCTTGACATCTTCTCTATTTTCATCTCCAGCTCTAACTGCTACAACATTTGCATAAGGTGATTTCTCATCTTCTCTTATCAAACCGTTTTTAACCGGATTTAGACCATTTTGTATTGCGAAGTTTCCCGGAATTACTGCTGCGTCAACATCTTTTAAAACTCTTGGAAGTTGAGGGGCTTCAACAGCTTTAAATTTTAATTTTTTAGGATTTTCTACAACATCAAATTCTGTAGCAAACCAATCGTTAGGATCTTTTAACTTTATAAGCCCGTTTATATGTAGAAGTATCAAAGATCTACCTAAATTTGATGGATCATTTGGTACAGCAATTGTTGCTCCTTTAGGTAAGTCGTTTACTGTTTTGAATTCATTTGAGTAAAGAGCAAGTGGAGCTATGTGGACAGTTCCTAGAGGACTAAGCTTTAATTTTCTTTCCTCAGAAAATTTCTTTAAATAAGGAACATGTTGAAAATAATTAGCATCCAATTCACCTTCTGCAAGAGCTATATTAGGAATTACATATTCATTAAACTCAACAATTTGTAAATCTATACCTTCTTTTTTCAAATCTTCTTTAATTAGTTCTAAAAAAGCCGTGTGAGGTACAGGTGTTACACCTACTTTAAATACCTTTGAATAAGCAGCTACAGATAAAATCAATGTTAATAAGACCGATAAAACTTTTTTCATAAAATTACCTCCTTAAAATTTAAGCAAAAATTAATTTAGAAATAACCTAGAAGTGAATTTTAATTCCTAATTATAGAAAAAATCTCCATACTTTTCACTGTATGGAGATAGCTTCATTTCTTTTACCTCCATCTAATCTGGAATTAGCACCACGCTATATAATAGTAGGTTGCTGAAACATCATCGGGCCAGTCCCTCAGTTTCTCTGGATGGTTATTTTTTTTTAATTTTTGATATTGGCTAAGTATATAATATTTTTTTTAAACTGTCAACATAAAATTATGAACATTTTTTTCTTTCCTCCTTTTTTAGTAAAAATTATTTTTGTCAGTATTTGAGAAAGTATAGTTTTAATATATTTTTATTTAGTCAAAAAATAAAATAAATTGTTTTAAGCTTTCAAGGGTGAGGAATATAAATTCTAATATTTTTTATAAAAAATCTCAAAGCACGAAAATTTCTATATTTCAAATTCAAAAAATCAATACTAAAATTTTTTAAAATAAAATGTATAAAATTGTTGCATTTTTTTTTTTTTTGATACAATAGAATTAAGATAGGATTATGTGAAATTAAATAAAAATATAAAAAGAGGTGGATGTAAAAATGAAGGAAAGAATAGAAAAAATGTTAAAATCGCATTTAAAAAGGAAACTTACAATAACGACAGCCACATTAATAGCCTTTTTATTATCATCAAACATAGCAATGGCATACCAAAAATATCAGGTGGGGAATAATGGAATTAAAAGAGATAATTCAGGAACTTGGGAAGATGCAAAAGAGAGATTAAAAAAAGCAGATTTATTTAAAATAGGTGACAGCACAATAGAAAACAGATTAAAAGATTACTCAGATTTTGAACTTTTATCAGAAGTAAATAAGCCCTTTATAAATAAGGGAATGATAGATGAATTAAGAAATAAAGGAAGAGGGAAAATAGAAAATAGAGCTAATATAAATAGAATTGTATCAAAAACAGAAAGTAATATAGAGAACTTAGGTTACATTGATGATATAGAAACAAATGGAAATATAATTAATAAGGCTTATATATATAAACCTCATAGTATTGATAGTTTTAATAAAGGAATTACTATAGAAAATGAAGGCTTTATTGATAGTATAGTTGAAAATAAAAAAGTAAAAAACTATGGTTATATAGAAAGCGTATATGAAATAGCTGATACAGAAAAAATAGATAACTATGGGATAATAAATTTTGAAGATATAGCAGATTATAATACATTAAATGGAGCAGGTAAACTAGCTAATAAAGGAATAGTAATAAATGATTTAAGTAATTTTACAGCAAGTGGAAATACAGATGATAAAGGAAGAGCAATAAAGAATTATAAAAATGAAGCTATAGCAGATACAGAAATAACTAATGGAATATTAAATGCTTATAGAGGAACAGTAGATAAAAACTTAACACTAAATAATAATTCAATTTTTAATATGAAAACGGGAACAATAGAAGCAAATAAAAAATTAAGCTTTAACAATTCAACAGCAAATATATGGCTTGTAAAATTTAAAAATGGAACAGAATTGGAATTTAAAGATAACAACAGTATTGGGTTGTTACTTTTAAGAGTTTCAAATCCAACAGATAAATTAAAGACTTTAACTATAGACAATACAACAACAGTTGGAGTAATTAATATAAGTGGAAATATAGAAGTAATAAATTTAGTTTCAAATGATAGTATAGCCAATAAAGATAAAATATTAAGAATACCTTATTTTTTAACAGAAGCAGATAAAGAAGTAAAAACAAATATATCAACCAATGTAGATTTATTAGGAAGAGCAGATATAGGAAATATAACAGTAAAAGATGGAGGAAGACTTACTATAGCTGATAAAGCTTTATTACGGAATGGAAAAGAAGCAGGAAAGCTATATAAAAAAGATATAAAGATAGTGGGCAATGGAAAGATATTAATAGGAATAGATCCTTATAAAATAGGAGTGATTGAAGAATTAGGGGCAGGAAATAATTTAGATGTTTCTGTTATAGGTCAGGTTGATACAACAGATCCTAAATTAAGACTGGCTCAGGATAAATTAAATATAGATGCAGATTCACTACTGCATGATATAGTTATAATGCCTGAGGAAGAAGTTACTTATGAAGAAGGTTTACCTGGTGAATATAAAGCAAAGGTA belongs to Fusobacterium russii ATCC 25533 and includes:
- a CDS encoding MetQ/NlpA family ABC transporter substrate-binding protein → MKKVLSVLLTLILSVAAYSKVFKVGVTPVPHTAFLELIKEDLKKEGIDLQIVEFNEYVIPNIALAEGELDANYFQHVPYLKKFSEERKLKLSPLGTVHIAPLALYSNEFKTVNDLPKGATIAVPNDPSNLGRSLILLHINGLIKLKDPNDWFATEFDVVENPKKLKFKAVEAPQLPRVLKDVDAAVIPGNFAIQNGLNPVKNGLIREDEKSPYANVVAVRAGDENREDVKKFFKILRSEKLKKFIAEKYDGGVIPAF